A genomic window from Populus nigra chromosome 7, ddPopNigr1.1, whole genome shotgun sequence includes:
- the LOC133698585 gene encoding putative F-box protein At4g17565 encodes MAIKRMRGPSPPSIANTEARRRSSSMPKWGQLVGDVLLQILNRLSFVDVQRAKTVCLHWNSVAKQLKLYTKFHRIPWLLIPPQDEESNASSDTSTKLFSIEDGQLYSSKYATSKEICYQSFCVGSSHGYMISINCERNNLFVFNPLTEKRTELPAMDTFLGRIIEDMDNGGEYLIKFAPEAASDSRFYRGWTCSRQLREHFIQKAILSCDPCHNKSYGVVLICCQNSKIAFCQCGDSGAMSWMYLEGMDAPFHDIMCHENKLYVLANCGSLAVWDLGSDSFPVSTKTITSLFCCASLRQTLNVSSDLYNSRLYLVESPGGVLLVVRRIGEFVDEEGRVLHEGDLLTDKAAEPLVCAYRTLLFGLFRMDFDKETWVSMKSLDDQAVFVGGNHSASVLACDLPGCEKNSVYFTDDYWERMNEDYLYGGHDMGVYNLKDKSVKHFYQLDALKIQPPPCWFLPNPW; translated from the coding sequence ATGGctatcaaaagaatgagaggaCCATCACCCCCAAGCATTGCTAACACTGAAGCCAGAAGAAGATCATCATCAATGCCCAAATGGGGTCAGCTTGTTGGTGATGTTTTACTTCAAATTCTTAACCGTCTGTCCTTCGTCGATGTTCAACGAGCCAAAACTGTTTGTTTGCATTGGAATTCTGTTGCGAAACAACTTAAACTCTACACAAAGTTCCATCGAATTCCTTGGCTCTTGATTCCTCCTCAAGATGAAGAAAGTAATGCGAGCAGCGACACCAGTACCAAGCTATTCAGTATTGAAGATGGACAACTTTATAGTAGCAAGTACGCAACGTCGAAGGAGATTTGTTATCAGAGTTTTTGTGTTGGATCATCTCATGGATATATGATCTCCATCAACTGTGAAAGAAACAACCTTTTTGTTTTCAACCCTCTAACCGAGAAACGAACAGAACTTCCTGCAATGGACACTTTCTTGGGGAGAATAATTGAGGATATGGATAATGGAGGCGAATACCTTATTAAATTTGCTCCTGAAGCTGCCTCAGATTCCAGATTTTATAGGGGGTGGACGTGTTCAAGACAGCTGAGAGAGCACTTTATTCAAAAGGCTATTTTGTCATGCGACCCATGTCATAATAAGAGCTACGGAGTGGTACTAATCTGTTGTCAAAACTCGAAAATCGCTTTCTGCCAGTGTGGAGATAGTGGGGCAATGTCATGGATGTATCTTGAAGGTATGGATGCCCCGTTCCATGATATTATGTGCCATGAAAATAAGCTATATGTACTCGCGAATTGTGGCAGTCTTGCTGTTTGGGACTTGGGATCTGATAGTTTTCCAGTAAGCACGAAGACCATAACGAGTCTTTTCTGTTGTGCATCATTGCGGCAAACGCTGAATGTTTCGAGTGATCTTTACAACTCCAGACTTTACCTGGTGGAATCACCTGGTGGGGTTTTGCTCGTTGTGAGGCGCATAGGGGAATTTGTTGACGAGGAAGGTAGGGTGTTGCACGAAGGAGACTTGCTTACTGACAAGGCTGCTGAACCTTTGGTTTGTGCATACAGGACATTGTTATTTGGCTTGTTTAGGATGGATTTTGACAAGGAAACATGGGTGAGCATGAAATCGTTGGATGATCAAGCAGTATTCGTGGGTGGAAATCACTCCGCATCAGTCTTAGCTTGCGATCTTCCAGGATGTGAAAAGAATTCTGTTTACTTTACTGATGATTACTGGGAGCGAATGAACGAGGATTATTTGTATGGTGGCCATGATATGGGTGTTTATAACTTGAAAGACAAAAGTGTCAAGCATTTTTATCAATTGGATGCACTGAAGATTCAACCTCCACCCTGTTGGTTCCTTCCAAATCCATGGTAG
- the LOC133698946 gene encoding peroxidase 47-like, with protein MVLANFLVVVLLMELIAGGYRFGADGLSMNYYVFNCPLAEPIVRSTVTSALQSDPTLAAALVRMHFHDCWIQGCDGSILLDSTKDNTAEKDSPGNLSVRGFELIDDVKEQLEYRCPGVVSCADIVAMAAREAVSWSGGPVYDIPKGRKDGRRSKIEDTINLPFPTFNASELVSVFGKRGFSAQDMVALSGAHTLGVARCSSFKTRLSEPVDPTMDSDFSKTLAKTCSGGDNAEQSFDVTRNNFDSFYFQALQRKAGVLFSDQTLYNNPKTRAIVNNYAMNQAMFFLDFQQAMVKMSLLDVKEGSKGEVRADCRKVN; from the exons ATGGTTTTGGCTAATTTTCTTGTCGTGGTCTTATTGATGGAGTTAATAGCAGGTGGTTATAGATTTGGAGCAGACGGCCTGAGCATGAACTACTATGTTTTCAATTGCCCGTTAGCTGAGCCAATTGTGAGGAGCACAGTGACAAGTGCTTTGCAGTCTGATCCTACCTTAGCAGCTGCTCTTGTTAGGATGCATTTTCATGATTGCTGGATACAA GGATGTGATGGGTCTATCCTGCTGGACTCAACGAAGGATAACACAGCAGAGAAGGATTCTCCAGGAAATCTGAGTGTTAGAGGCTTTGAATTAATTGATGATGTAAAGGAGCAACTTGAATACCGATGCCCTGGTGTTGTCTCCTGTGCTGATATTGTTGCAATGGCTGCTAGAGAGGCTGTTTCTTGG TCAGGAGGTCCAGTGTATGACAtaccaaaaggaagaaaagatggAAGAAGGTCTAAAATTGAAGACACTATCAATTTGCCTTTCCCCACTTTTAATGCCTCTGAGCTCGTTAGTGTCTTTGGCAAACGTGGTTTCAGTGCCCAAGACATGGTTGCTTTGTCTG GGGCACATACACTGGGAGTGGCAAGGTGCTCATCGTTCAAAACTAGGTTGAGTGAACCTGTTGATCCAACTATGGACTCAGACTTTTCAAAGACATTGGCCAAAACATGTAGTGGTGGGGACAATGCAGAACAATCCTTTGACGTGAcaagaaataattttgataGCTTCTACTTCCAAGCATTGCAAAGGAAAGCTGGAGTCCTATTTTCAGACCAAACCCTATACAATAATCCAAAAACCAGAGCAATTGTCAATAACTATGCTATGAACCAGGCCatgtttttccttgattttcaaCAGGCAATGGTGAAAATGAGCTTGCTTGATGTTAAGGAAGGATCAAAAGGAGAAGTAAGAGCAGATTGCCGTAAAGTAAACTAA